The DNA sequence CCGGAGTTGCTTTAGACATGGACCTTGACGGAGTTATTGACCTTTATGATAAGTGTGTAACTGTACCAGGACCAGTTGAAAATAACGGATGTCCTATCAAATAATTAAAAATTCTTTTTCAAAAGAAATCAAATAATAAATACACGATGAAATTAAGTTTAGCAATTGTAGCATTTGCTCTGGCAATTCCTTCTGCCACTTATGCACAAGACTCAACGGCAGTTTCAAAAGGAGAATACCCTAATACATTTTCTTCGGGATCTGCTAATGTTTCCCCATTTACCAATCAATCTAAAAGATTTAATGATTGGTCTATTTCAGTAGGGGCTGGAGTTCCACTTCTTCAGTCGGCAGATTTAACCTCAATCAAAAATGGTAACGGTAAAAACCTTTTTGGATATTCTGCCTATGTAAGTATTGATAAAGCCATTACTCATGCTTTCGGAATCAATCTGCAATATGACAGAGGTGAAACCAGACAAGGATGGTTCAATACTAAAAATGCAGCACCTGATGCAACAGCGGTAGCAGCTAGAACTCAATATGATGCAATTTCAATCTTAGGAGACATTAACTTTTCTAATTTATTAAGAAGAGTTGATAATCATTCTCCTTACAGATGGGCTCTTCATGGATATGCAGGTATCGGTACCATTGCATACAGAGCATACCAGAAAGATGGAAATAACAGACAGACATTGATGACTGAAATTAAACCTTTCCAATTAGGTTCTTTGTTCTTCCAGGCTGGTACAGGTCTGAAGTTTAAAGTAAACAGAAGAATCGATATTGAAGGTAGATTAATGTATGTAGTAACCGGTGATGATGAATTTGATGGTGGTGGTGATGCTTACAGCGCTATCAACAAACGTTCTGAGCAGGTTTCTGACAACTTCTTCAATGCGACTTTAGGTCTTACTTTCAAATTAGGGAAACATGAGTCTCACCTAATGTGGCATGACCCGCTTCAGGAAATCTATTACAAACTGGATGTACTGGCTAATAAAAACCAGGATATCGAAGTATGTAAAAAAGGAGATGCTGATAACGACGGGGTATGCGATGATTGGGACAGACAGCTTGACACTCCTGCAGGAGCAAGAGTGGATGGTGCCGGAGTTGCTCTTGATGTCGACCTGGATGGTGTAATTGACCTTTACGACAAATGTGTAACGGTTCCTGGACCTGTTGAAAACAATGGATGTCCTATCAAAAAAGATAACAAGGAAACTGCTGTAGAAGTAGAGAAAACCCTTAAAGATATTTACTTCAATTTTAATAAAGCGACTATCAGACCTGAATCTAATGAAAAATTGGATCTGGCAGCTTCAATTATTAAAGAAAATGGAGGTAATTATCTGTTAACAGGACATACCGATATCAAAGGAAATGCAGCTTACAACTTAAGGCTGTCTAAAGAAAGAGCAGCTGCTGTTGTAGGAGCTCTGGAAACCAGAGGTATCAATGAAAATGTACTGAAATCAAGAGGAGTAGGTTCCGCAGAAGCTACGATCCCTGCATCAGCTTCAGATGCTGAAAGAATGGCAGACAGAAAAGTTACGGTAAAATTTATAGAAACATCAGAATGGGATTCTATCAAAAAGAAAGACTATGAAGATGCACCTGTAAAGAAAGCAGTAAAAAAAGCACCTGCTAAGAAAAAGAAGAAATAATTTATAATACATCAAACCGAAAAGAATTATTTCTTTTCGGTTTATTTTTTTTCTACTACGAATTATTTTACATACCTTTATCATTATTTTCGGGATAGTAATATGAAACACATTAAAAATCAACTAGTTTGATTTGAAAAAAAATAATAAAAAATCGCTTTTTGGCGTAAAAAATCATTTAAAATAACTTAACTTAAAAAAATAACACTATGAAATTAAGTTTAGCAATTGTAGCATTTGCTTTGGCAATTCCTTCTGCCACTTATGCACAAGACTCAACGGCAGTTTCAAAAGGAGAATACCCTAATACATTTTCTTCGGGATCTGCTAATGTTTCCCCTTTCACCAGCCAATCTAAAAGATTTAACGATTGGTCTATCTCTGCAGGGGTTGGAGTTCCACTTCTTCAGTCAGCAGATTTGACTTCAATCAAAAATGGTAACGGAAAAAACCTTTTTGGATATTCAGCCTATCTAAGTATTGATAAAGCCATTACTCATGCTTTCGGAATCAATCTACAGTATGATAAAGGTGAAACCAGACAAGGATGGTTCAATACTAAAAATGCTGCACCTGATGCAACAGCAGTGGGAGCCAGAACTCAGTATGATGCTATCTCAATCTTAGGAGACATTAACTTTTCTAATTTATTAAGAAGAGTTGATAACCATTCTCCTTACAGATGGGCTCTTCATGGATATGCAGGTATCGGTACTATCGCTTACAGAGCATACCAGAAAGACGGAAGCAACAAACAGAGATTAATGACTGAAGTAAAACCTTTCCAATTAGGTTCTATGTTCATGCAGGCTGGTACAGGTCTGAAGTTTAAAGTGAACAGAAGAATTGATATTGAAGGTAGATTAATGTACGTAGTAACCGGTGATGATGAATTTGATGGTGGTGGTGATGCTTACAGCGCTATCAACAAGCGTTCTGAGCAGGTTTCTGACAACTTCTTCAATGCAACTTTAGGGGTTTCCGTAAAATTAGGAAAACACGAATCTCACCTAATGTGGCATGACCCACTTCAAGAAATCTATTACAAACTGGATGTACTGGCTAATAAAAATCAGGATATCGAAGTATGTAAAAAAGGAGATGCTGATAACGACGGGGTATGTGACGATTGGGACAGACAACTTGACACTCCTGCAGGAGCAAGAGTGGATGGTGCCGGAGTTGCCCTTGATACAGACCTTGATGGTGTAATTGATCTTTACGACAAGTGTGTAACGGTTCCTGGACCTGTTGAAAACAACGGATGTCCTGTAGCAACAACAGGACCTGTAGTAGAAACAGAAACTAAATTGGAAGGAATCGAATTTGATTTAAATTCTGACAGAATTTTACCTTCAAACACTCCAATCTTAAATAATGCTGTAAACTATATTAATTCTTCAAATGGTTCTTATAGTGTAATAGGAGCTACTGATACAAGAGGTACTGATGCTTACAACCAAAAACTATCTGAAAGAAGAGCAAACAACGTTAAGAACTATCTGATCAAAAACGGTGTTCAAACAGGTAAACTACAGGCAATAGGAAAAGGTGAAAAAGACCTTAAATACCCTGAGTGTGAGCCAGCAACGAAGTGCCCTGAATGGAAAAACAGAGCCAACAGAAGAGTTTACTTCGAAGCTAAATAATAAACTTATTTATATTATATGAAAGTCACGCCTGGCGTGACTTTTTTTGTCATAATACTTTCCT is a window from the Chryseobacterium indologenes genome containing:
- a CDS encoding OmpA family protein, with translation MKLSLAIVAFALAIPSATYAQDSTAVSKGEYPNTFSSGSANVSPFTNQSKRFNDWSISVGAGVPLLQSADLTSIKNGNGKNLFGYSAYVSIDKAITHAFGINLQYDRGETRQGWFNTKNAAPDATAVAARTQYDAISILGDINFSNLLRRVDNHSPYRWALHGYAGIGTIAYRAYQKDGNNRQTLMTEIKPFQLGSLFFQAGTGLKFKVNRRIDIEGRLMYVVTGDDEFDGGGDAYSAINKRSEQVSDNFFNATLGLTFKLGKHESHLMWHDPLQEIYYKLDVLANKNQDIEVCKKGDADNDGVCDDWDRQLDTPAGARVDGAGVALDVDLDGVIDLYDKCVTVPGPVENNGCPIKKDNKETAVEVEKTLKDIYFNFNKATIRPESNEKLDLAASIIKENGGNYLLTGHTDIKGNAAYNLRLSKERAAAVVGALETRGINENVLKSRGVGSAEATIPASASDAERMADRKVTVKFIETSEWDSIKKKDYEDAPVKKAVKKAPAKKKKK
- a CDS encoding OmpA family protein; the protein is MKLSLAIVAFALAIPSATYAQDSTAVSKGEYPNTFSSGSANVSPFTSQSKRFNDWSISAGVGVPLLQSADLTSIKNGNGKNLFGYSAYLSIDKAITHAFGINLQYDKGETRQGWFNTKNAAPDATAVGARTQYDAISILGDINFSNLLRRVDNHSPYRWALHGYAGIGTIAYRAYQKDGSNKQRLMTEVKPFQLGSMFMQAGTGLKFKVNRRIDIEGRLMYVVTGDDEFDGGGDAYSAINKRSEQVSDNFFNATLGVSVKLGKHESHLMWHDPLQEIYYKLDVLANKNQDIEVCKKGDADNDGVCDDWDRQLDTPAGARVDGAGVALDTDLDGVIDLYDKCVTVPGPVENNGCPVATTGPVVETETKLEGIEFDLNSDRILPSNTPILNNAVNYINSSNGSYSVIGATDTRGTDAYNQKLSERRANNVKNYLIKNGVQTGKLQAIGKGEKDLKYPECEPATKCPEWKNRANRRVYFEAK